In Leucobacter sp. CX169, a single genomic region encodes these proteins:
- the mnmA gene encoding tRNA 2-thiouridine(34) synthase MnmA has product MKILAAMSGGVDSAVAAARAVDAGHEVVGVHLALSRMPGTLRTGSRGCCTIEDSMDARRVAGLLDIPFYVWDFSERFKEDVVDDFVAEYEAGRTPNPCMRCNEKIKFAALLDKAIALGFDAVATGHYAIMAEGPNGRELHRASAWAKDQSYVLGVLTEEQLAYCYFPLGDTPSKDLVRAEAAERGIQIAQKPDSHDICFIPDGDTRGWLSDHSERTPGDIVDEAGVVLGQHDGANGYTIGQRRGLAIGRPAEDGKPRFVLSIRPVSNQVVVGPKEALAVSQISGGRFSWAGEPGIDLAEAFDCEVQIRAHADPVPAVARLVEITDDARTELHRVDATHEVVVDPIDPLVGVAPGQTAVLYLGTRVLGQFTIDRSVSATSVSA; this is encoded by the coding sequence ATGAAGATTTTGGCGGCGATGAGTGGTGGCGTCGATTCTGCGGTCGCTGCGGCGCGCGCGGTTGACGCAGGTCACGAAGTGGTGGGCGTACACCTGGCGCTCAGCCGCATGCCCGGGACCCTGCGCACCGGTTCGCGCGGCTGCTGCACCATCGAGGACTCGATGGACGCGCGCCGCGTCGCCGGCCTGCTCGATATCCCGTTCTACGTCTGGGACTTCAGCGAGCGCTTCAAGGAGGACGTCGTCGACGACTTCGTCGCCGAGTACGAGGCGGGTCGTACCCCGAACCCGTGCATGCGCTGCAACGAGAAGATCAAGTTCGCGGCGCTGCTCGACAAGGCGATCGCCCTCGGATTCGACGCGGTCGCGACGGGCCACTACGCAATCATGGCCGAAGGCCCGAACGGCCGCGAGCTGCATCGGGCGAGCGCCTGGGCGAAAGATCAGTCCTATGTCCTCGGGGTGCTGACCGAAGAGCAGCTCGCCTATTGCTACTTCCCGCTCGGTGACACCCCGTCGAAGGACCTCGTGCGCGCAGAGGCAGCCGAGCGCGGCATCCAGATCGCGCAGAAGCCGGATAGCCACGACATCTGTTTCATCCCCGATGGCGATACGCGCGGCTGGCTCTCCGATCACAGCGAGCGCACGCCCGGTGACATCGTCGACGAGGCAGGTGTTGTTCTTGGACAGCACGACGGTGCGAACGGGTACACGATCGGTCAGCGCAGGGGCCTGGCGATCGGACGGCCGGCGGAGGACGGCAAGCCGCGCTTCGTGCTCTCGATCCGGCCGGTATCGAATCAGGTCGTGGTGGGCCCCAAGGAGGCTCTCGCCGTGAGCCAGATCTCGGGCGGCCGCTTCAGCTGGGCAGGAGAGCCCGGTATCGATCTTGCAGAGGCGTTCGACTGCGAGGTGCAGATTCGCGCCCACGCCGACCCCGTGCCGGCGGTCGCGCGGCTGGTCGAGATCACCGACGACGCGCGCACCGAGCTCCACCGCGTCGACGCGACGCACGAGGTTGTCGTCGATCCCATCGATCCGCTTGTGGGTGTCGCTCCCGGCCAGACCGCGGTGCTGTACCTGGGCACGCGTGTGCTCGGTCAGTTCACGATCGATCGCTCGGTATCGGCGACCTCGGTTTCGGCATAG
- a CDS encoding cysteine desulfurase family protein — translation MAGSARPARAYLDHAATSPMPDEVRTQYLHALGLVGNPASSHADGQSSLELLEAARERIAATLGAERVEVSLTSGGTESINLAVKGLFWARQSDGPRPVILLARTEHHATLEACEWLRDHQGAELFWLDVDTEGVLRPETLAAAIAEVGAERVALVTFLLANNEVGSVQPVAALCAVAEGESIPCHVDAVAALGQVPIDFHELGASTLSVSAHKIGGPVGVGALLIARRTKIEALLHGGTQQRGRSGTQDAAGAVAFAAALDLAAATVADPSALARARDRLISGVRVLVPDAKLHGTAPGAGVSARLPGNAHFTFPGCQGDSLLFLLDEAGVSVSTGSACQAGVAETSHVLLAMGVPESEALGALRMTLGGSDAESAVDRFLDALPGAVEKARRAGLS, via the coding sequence ATGGCAGGATCCGCGCGGCCCGCACGGGCGTACCTCGACCACGCGGCCACCTCGCCGATGCCGGACGAGGTGCGCACGCAGTACCTGCACGCGCTCGGGCTGGTGGGAAACCCCGCCTCGTCCCATGCGGATGGTCAATCATCTCTTGAGCTGCTCGAGGCGGCCCGCGAACGGATCGCCGCGACGCTCGGCGCCGAGCGTGTTGAGGTCTCACTGACCTCCGGGGGTACCGAATCGATCAATCTGGCGGTGAAGGGCCTGTTCTGGGCACGGCAGTCAGACGGACCTCGGCCGGTGATCCTGCTGGCCCGTACGGAGCATCACGCGACACTCGAGGCCTGTGAGTGGCTGCGGGACCACCAGGGAGCCGAGTTGTTTTGGCTGGACGTCGACACGGAAGGGGTGTTGCGCCCCGAGACTTTGGCAGCCGCGATCGCCGAGGTCGGTGCTGAACGGGTCGCGCTCGTGACGTTCCTCCTGGCCAACAATGAAGTTGGGTCGGTGCAGCCGGTCGCGGCACTATGCGCGGTCGCTGAGGGCGAGTCGATTCCATGTCATGTCGACGCGGTCGCTGCTCTCGGTCAGGTGCCCATCGACTTTCACGAGCTGGGCGCGAGCACGCTGAGCGTCTCCGCGCACAAGATCGGCGGCCCGGTCGGCGTTGGCGCCCTCTTGATCGCTCGGCGAACGAAGATCGAAGCGCTCCTCCACGGTGGCACGCAACAGCGGGGCCGATCAGGTACGCAGGACGCGGCCGGAGCGGTGGCGTTTGCCGCCGCACTCGATCTGGCCGCGGCGACCGTCGCGGATCCCTCCGCCCTTGCGCGGGCGCGCGACCGCCTCATCTCAGGTGTTCGCGTGCTGGTACCCGACGCGAAGCTGCACGGGACTGCCCCGGGCGCGGGTGTCAGCGCGCGCCTTCCCGGCAACGCCCATTTCACTTTTCCCGGCTGCCAGGGCGACTCACTCTTGTTCCTGTTGGATGAGGCGGGGGTCTCGGTCTCCACCGGGTCCGCCTGCCAGGCGGGAGTCGCCGAGACCTCTCATGTGCTCCTCGCGATGGGGGTTCCCGAGAGCGAGGCGCTCGGCGCGCTCAGGATGACGCTTGGCGGATCAGACGCCGAGTCGGCGGTCGACCGCTTCCTGGATGCGCTGCCAGGGGCCGTGGAGAAGGCCCGGAGGGCGGGGCTGAGCTAG